Proteins from one Streptococcus mitis B6 genomic window:
- a CDS encoding DUF262 domain-containing protein — MKNKVYYGEYSLEHWIKLILKKNIVLPDYQRYYVWNQEKVRTLIESFNKHEFVPPVTIGAFMDGEEQKNLILDGQQRLTSIFLAYLSIFPNKECEDWAPKSFIPLADTNDDSENDDEFYKGLDWNFNKLISIGNTKKVIKQEVKIPEQYLEMDIEISEDFFKNNFLGFSFLVPSYDGEKNESDGEKTDNFKKIKLNFILLFLGISIYKEKAYQI; from the coding sequence ATGAAAAATAAAGTTTATTATGGCGAATATTCCCTGGAGCATTGGATTAAGTTAATTTTAAAGAAGAATATTGTATTACCTGATTATCAGCGTTATTATGTTTGGAATCAAGAAAAAGTAAGAACATTAATTGAGAGTTTTAACAAGCACGAATTTGTTCCTCCGGTTACTATTGGAGCTTTCATGGATGGTGAGGAACAGAAAAATTTGATTTTAGATGGTCAACAACGTTTAACGTCGATATTCCTTGCTTACTTAAGTATATTTCCAAATAAGGAGTGTGAAGATTGGGCACCGAAGAGTTTTATTCCTTTAGCTGACACTAATGATGATTCTGAAAATGATGATGAATTTTATAAAGGTTTAGATTGGAATTTTAATAAGCTCATATCAATTGGAAATACAAAAAAAGTTATAAAACAGGAAGTGAAAATTCCAGAACAATATCTTGAAATGGATATAGAAATCAGTGAAGATTTTTTTAAAAACAATTTTTTAGGTTTCTCTTTCTTAGTGCCAAGTTATGATGGCGAGAAAAATGAGAGCGATGGGGAAAAAACTGATAATTTTAAAAAAATCAAATTAAATTTTATTCTTCTGTTTTTAGGCATATCAATATACAAGGAGAAGGCTTATCAAATTTAG
- a CDS encoding GNAT family N-acetyltransferase: protein MIIRPASRKDCQAIYSLYQSEKWLSFTEEKVTSLFSTNLSHYLVLEEDQKILGFARYLTDEVMTTFLAEIIIDKSHRRKGLGQQLIEEIHKKYPLTRIELISEADGFYRSISFKPVGTGFRKSE from the coding sequence ATGATTATCAGACCTGCAAGCAGAAAAGATTGTCAAGCTATTTATAGCCTTTATCAAAGTGAAAAATGGCTTTCTTTTACAGAGGAAAAAGTGACATCTCTATTTTCAACAAATCTGTCTCATTACTTGGTGCTTGAAGAGGACCAGAAAATTCTTGGCTTTGCCCGTTATCTGACGGATGAAGTGATGACGACCTTTTTAGCTGAAATAATTATTGATAAATCCCACCGCAGAAAAGGACTGGGACAGCAGCTGATTGAGGAGATCCACAAAAAATATCCTTTGACACGGATTGAATTAATATCTGAAGCAGATGGATTTTATCGGTCAATAAGTTTTAAGCCTGTTGGTACAGGATTTAGAAAATCTGAATGA
- the parC gene encoding DNA topoisomerase IV subunit A gives MSNIQNMSLEDIMGERFGRYSKYIIQDRALPDIRDGLKPVQRRILYSMNKDGNTFDKSYRKSAKSVGNIMGNFHPHGDSSIYDAMVRMSQDWKNREILVEMHGNNGSMDGDPPAAMRYTEARLSEIAGYLLQDIEKKTVPFAWNFDDTEKEPTVLPAAFPNLLVNGSTGISAGYATDIPPHNLAEVIDAAVYMIDHPTAKVDKLMEFLPGPDFPTGGIIQGRDEIKKAYETGKGRVVVRSKTEVEKLKGGKEQIVITEIPYEINKANLVKKIDDVRVNNKVAGIAEVRDESDRDGLRIAIELKKDANTELVLNYLFKYTDLQINYNFNMVAIDNFTPRQVGIVPILSSYIAHRREVILARSRFDKEKAEKRLHIVEGLIRVISILDEVIALIRASENKADAKENLKVSYDFTEEQAEAIVTLQLYRLTNTDVVVLQEEEAELREKIAMLAAIIGDERTMYNLMKKELREVKKKFATPRLSSLEDTAKVIEIDTASLIAEEDTYVSVTKAGYIKRTSTRSFAASTLEEIGKRDDDRLIFVQAAKTTQHLLMFTTLGNVIYRPIHELADTRWKDIGEHLSQTITNFETNEEILYVEVVDQFDDATTYFAATRLGQIKRVERKEFSPWRTYKSKSVKYAKLKDDTDQIVAVAPIKLDDVLLISQNGYALRFNIEEVPVVGAKAAGVKTMNLKEDDVLQSAFICNTSSFYLLTQRGSLKRVSIDEIPATSRAKRGLQVLRELKNKPHRVFLAGAVAEQGFIGDLFSTDMEENDQTLLVQSNKGTIYESRLQDLNLSERTSNGSFISDTISDEEVFDAYLKEVFTEAK, from the coding sequence ATGAGTAACATTCAAAATATGTCCCTGGAGGACATTATGGGAGAGCGCTTTGGTCGCTACTCCAAATATATTATTCAAGACCGGGCTTTGCCAGACATTCGGGATGGATTGAAGCCGGTTCAGCGCCGCATTCTTTATTCGATGAATAAGGATGGCAATACCTTTGACAAGAGCTACCGCAAGTCGGCCAAGTCTGTCGGGAACATCATGGGGAATTTCCATCCACACGGTGATAGTTCTATCTATGATGCTATGGTTCGTATGTCTCAGGATTGGAAAAATCGTGAGATTTTGGTCGAAATGCACGGTAATAACGGTTCTATGGACGGAGATCCACCTGCGGCTATGCGTTATACCGAGGCTCGCTTGTCTGAGATTGCTGGTTATCTTCTTCAGGATATCGAGAAAAAGACCGTTCCTTTTGCTTGGAACTTTGACGATACCGAGAAAGAGCCGACTGTTTTACCAGCAGCCTTTCCAAACCTTTTGGTTAATGGTTCGACTGGGATTTCAGCTGGATATGCGACAGATATTCCACCGCATAATTTAGCTGAGGTCATTGATGCTGCGGTTTACATGATTGACCACCCAACTGCCAAGGTTGATAAACTCATGGAATTCTTGCCTGGACCAGACTTCCCGACTGGAGGGATTATCCAGGGTCGTGATGAAATCAAGAAGGCTTACGAAACTGGTAAGGGGCGCGTGGTTGTTCGTTCCAAGACTGAGGTTGAAAAGCTAAAAGGTGGTAAGGAACAAATCGTTATTACTGAGATTCCTTATGAAATCAACAAGGCCAATCTGGTTAAGAAAATCGATGATGTTCGTGTCAATAATAAGGTAGCTGGTATTGCTGAAGTTCGTGATGAGTCTGACCGTGACGGTCTTCGTATCGCTATTGAACTTAAGAAAGACGCTAATACGGAGCTTGTTCTCAACTACCTATTTAAGTACACCGACCTACAAATCAACTACAACTTTAATATGGTGGCGATTGACAATTTCACCCCTCGTCAGGTTGGGATTGTTCCAATTCTGTCTAGCTACATCGCCCACCGTCGCGAAGTGATTTTGGCGCGTTCCCGCTTTGACAAGGAAAAGGCTGAGAAACGTCTCCATATTGTCGAAGGTTTGATTCGCGTGATTTCAATTTTGGATGAAGTCATTGCCCTTATCCGTGCTTCTGAGAATAAGGCGGACGCCAAGGAAAATCTCAAAGTTAGCTATGATTTTACGGAAGAACAGGCTGAGGCTATCGTAACCTTGCAACTGTACCGTTTGACCAATACAGATGTCGTTGTCTTGCAGGAAGAAGAAGCAGAACTTCGTGAAAAGATTGCCATGCTTGCGGCGATTATCGGTGATGAACGGACCATGTACAATCTCATGAAGAAAGAACTTCGTGAGGTTAAGAAGAAATTTGCCACTCCGCGTTTGAGTAGCTTGGAAGACACTGCGAAAGTAATCGAGATTGATACAGCTAGTCTGATTGCCGAGGAAGATACCTATGTCAGCGTGACCAAGGCAGGTTACATCAAGCGTACCAGCACACGTTCCTTTGCGGCATCCACTCTGGAAGAAATTGGCAAACGTGATGATGACCGTTTGATCTTTGTACAAGCTGCTAAGACAACACAGCATCTTTTGATGTTCACGACTCTTGGAAATGTCATCTATCGACCAATACATGAGTTGGCAGATACTCGCTGGAAGGACATTGGAGAGCATCTGAGCCAGACCATTACAAACTTCGAAACGAACGAAGAAATCCTCTATGTGGAAGTCGTGGATCAGTTTGATGATGCGACAACCTACTTTGCGGCGACTCGTCTCGGTCAAATCAAGCGTGTAGAACGCAAAGAATTCTCTCCATGGCGAACCTACAAGTCTAAGTCTGTCAAGTATGCCAAGTTGAAAGATGATACGGACCAGATTGTAGCAGTGGCTCCAATTAAACTGGATGATGTTCTTTTGATTAGCCAAAATGGTTATGCCCTGCGTTTCAATATCGAAGAGGTTCCAGTTGTCGGTGCTAAGGCTGCAGGTGTCAAGACTATGAATTTGAAAGAAGATGATGTCCTCCAATCTGCCTTTATCTGTAATACCTCATCCTTCTACCTCTTGACCCAACGTGGAAGTTTGAAACGTGTTTCTATTGACGAAATTCCGGCAACCAGCCGTGCCAAACGTGGGTTACAAGTTTTGCGTGAGCTAAAAAATAAACCGCATCGTGTCTTCTTGGCAGGAGCAGTTGCAGAGCAAGGATTTATAGGTGATCTCTTCAGTACAGATATGGAAGAGAACGACCAAACTCTGCTTGTTCAATCAAACAAAGGAACAATCTATGAAAGCCGATTGCAAGACTTGAACCTGTCAGAACGCACTAGCAACGGAAGCTTTATTTCTGATACTATTTCTGATGAAGAAGTTTTTGACGCTTATCTTAAAGAAGTATTTACAGAAGCCAAATAA
- a CDS encoding branched-chain amino acid aminotransferase: MTVTIDWENLGFSYMKLPYRYIAHFKNGQWNQGELTEDATLHISESSPSLHYGQQAFEGLKAYRTKDGSVQLFRPDENAKRLQRTCDRLLMPQVSTEMFVEACKAVVRANEEYVPPYGTGGTLYLRPLLIGVGDIIGVKPAEEYIFTIFAMPVGNYFKGGLVPTNFLIQDEYDRAAPNGTGAAKVGGNYAASLLPGKLAKSRHFSDVIYLDPSTHTKIEEVGSANFFGITADNEFVTPLSPSILPSITKYSLLYLAEHRLGLTPIEGDVPIDNLDRFVEAGACGTAAVISPIGGIQHGEDFHVFYSETEVGPVTRKLYDELTGIQFGDIEAPEGWIVKVD, translated from the coding sequence ATGACAGTAACGATTGATTGGGAAAACCTTGGTTTCTCCTATATGAAATTACCTTATCGCTATATTGCTCATTTTAAAAATGGACAATGGAATCAAGGAGAACTTACAGAAGATGCAACCTTGCATATTTCAGAGTCTTCTCCAAGTCTTCACTATGGTCAACAAGCCTTTGAAGGTTTGAAAGCTTACCGTACTAAGGATGGCAGTGTTCAACTGTTCCGTCCTGACGAAAATGCCAAACGCCTCCAACGTACTTGTGATCGTCTCTTGATGCCACAAGTTTCAACAGAAATGTTTGTAGAAGCTTGTAAGGCAGTTGTTCGTGCGAATGAAGAATACGTACCACCATACGGAACAGGTGGGACCCTATATCTTCGCCCTCTTTTGATTGGTGTTGGAGATATTATTGGGGTTAAACCAGCAGAAGAGTATATTTTCACCATCTTTGCCATGCCAGTTGGAAATTACTTTAAGGGTGGTTTGGTCCCAACCAACTTCTTGATTCAGGATGAATACGACCGTGCCGCTCCAAATGGTACTGGTGCGGCTAAGGTTGGTGGGAACTATGCTGCCAGTCTCTTGCCAGGGAAATTGGCTAAGTCACGTCATTTCTCAGATGTTATCTATCTAGACCCATCAACTCATACAAAGATTGAAGAAGTCGGATCAGCTAACTTCTTTGGAATTACAGCTGATAATGAATTTGTAACACCATTGAGTCCATCTATCTTGCCATCTATTACCAAGTACTCTTTGCTTTATTTGGCAGAACATCGCTTGGGCTTAACTCCTATTGAAGGAGATGTTCCAATTGATAACCTTGACCGTTTTGTAGAGGCAGGTGCCTGTGGAACAGCAGCGGTTATTTCTCCAATTGGAGGCATTCAGCACGGTGAGGATTTCCATGTATTCTATAGTGAAACAGAAGTAGGACCTGTGACTCGCAAACTCTATGATGAATTGACAGGTATTCAGTTTGGTGATATTGAAGCGCCAGAAGGTTGGATTGTAAAAGTAGATTAA
- a CDS encoding peptide ABC transporter substrate-binding protein: MKSKKWLLTAGVVLSTTALLVACGKADKEADAPTTFSYVYAVDPASLDYSIATRTSTTDVIGNVVDGLMENDQYGNVIPSLAEDWSVSKDGLTYTYKLRKGVKWYTSEGEEYAEVTAHDFVTGLKHVADGKSDGVSLIQNSIKGLDAYMTGETNDFSTVGVKALDDYTVEYTLNKPESFWNSKVTTATMLPVNEEFLKASGKDYGAVTPAGILYNGPYILKTLTSKSLIEYEKNPNYWDKEKVKIEKIKLTYYDGSDQESLIRSFSSGAYTTARLFPSSSNFASTLEQYGDKITYSPQDSSSYYFTFNVNRQSYNKTAKTSEEQKTSTKEAMLNKDFRQAINFAFNRHSYAAQLNGEDGADKIIRNSLVPDNFVQAGGKNFGQIAQAELVNYGDQWKGVELVDGKDSIYNPDKAKAAFEKAKKDLESKGGTFPIHLDVPVEQTDTIAVQQSNSFKQSIESTLGAENVVIDVLQMTDNEKETITSQARVPSQKDYDLNSTGWAPSYQDPASYLTIMDPKSGSAMKHLGITKGKDKDVVAKLGLDQYKKLLDDADSETTNLEERYEKYAKAQAWLTDSSLLMPTASSGGSPVVSNVVPFSKPYSQVGIKGDPYIFKGMKLQKDIVTTKEYEEALKKWQKEKLESNGKYQKELEKHIK, translated from the coding sequence ATGAAATCGAAAAAGTGGCTCTTAACAGCAGGAGTGGTCCTGAGTACAACAGCTCTTTTAGTGGCTTGTGGAAAAGCTGATAAAGAAGCAGATGCACCGACAACATTTTCATATGTCTATGCAGTAGATCCAGCATCTTTGGACTATAGTATAGCGACTCGTACATCTACAACAGATGTCATCGGGAACGTGGTTGATGGTTTGATGGAAAATGACCAATACGGAAATGTTATTCCTTCCTTGGCTGAAGATTGGTCTGTCTCAAAAGATGGTTTGACTTATACCTACAAACTACGTAAAGGAGTTAAATGGTACACTTCTGAAGGTGAAGAATATGCAGAAGTAACAGCCCATGACTTTGTAACAGGATTGAAACACGTAGCTGACGGTAAGTCAGACGGTGTCTCTCTCATCCAAAATTCAATCAAGGGCTTGGATGCCTACATGACTGGTGAGACCAATGATTTCTCTACAGTTGGTGTTAAGGCCTTGGACGATTATACAGTTGAATATACCCTAAACAAACCAGAAAGCTTCTGGAACTCTAAAGTCACCACAGCAACGATGTTGCCTGTAAATGAAGAGTTTTTGAAGGCGTCAGGTAAAGATTATGGAGCAGTTACTCCAGCAGGAATTCTCTACAATGGTCCTTATATCTTGAAGACCTTGACTTCTAAATCGTTAATTGAATACGAGAAAAACCCAAATTACTGGGATAAAGAAAAGGTAAAAATCGAGAAGATTAAATTGACTTACTACGATGGTTCTGATCAGGAATCGTTGATTCGTAGTTTCTCTTCTGGTGCCTATACGACAGCCCGTCTCTTCCCAAGTAGCTCAAACTTTGCTTCTACTTTAGAGCAATACGGAGATAAAATCACTTATAGCCCACAGGACTCAAGTAGTTATTACTTCACCTTTAACGTAAATCGTCAGTCATACAATAAAACTGCGAAAACAAGTGAGGAGCAAAAGACTTCTACAAAAGAAGCGATGCTTAATAAGGACTTCCGTCAAGCTATCAATTTTGCCTTCAACCGCCATTCTTATGCTGCTCAGTTAAATGGTGAAGATGGGGCGGACAAGATTATTCGTAACAGTTTAGTTCCAGATAACTTCGTGCAAGCAGGTGGTAAGAACTTTGGTCAAATCGCTCAAGCAGAGTTGGTGAACTACGGTGACCAATGGAAAGGTGTTGAGCTAGTTGACGGTAAGGATTCTATCTACAACCCTGACAAGGCTAAAGCTGCTTTCGAAAAAGCTAAGAAAGACTTGGAATCTAAAGGGGGAACATTCCCAATTCACTTGGATGTCCCAGTTGAACAAACAGATACCATCGCCGTTCAACAAAGCAACTCTTTCAAACAGTCTATCGAATCAACTCTTGGTGCTGAAAATGTTGTCATCGACGTTCTTCAAATGACAGATAATGAAAAGGAAACAATCACTTCTCAAGCGCGTGTTCCTTCTCAAAAAGACTATGATTTGAATAGTACAGGATGGGCTCCAAGTTATCAAGACCCAGCATCTTATTTAACTATCATGGATCCTAAATCAGGTTCTGCTATGAAACACCTAGGTATCACTAAAGGAAAAGACAAGGATGTCGTAGCGAAACTTGGTTTGGATCAGTATAAGAAATTATTAGATGATGCGGATTCAGAAACTACGAATCTTGAAGAGCGTTATGAAAAATATGCCAAGGCTCAAGCTTGGTTGACAGATAGTTCATTATTGATGCCGACAGCCTCATCTGGTGGTTCACCAGTTGTAAGTAATGTCGTGCCATTCTCAAAACCATACTCACAAGTTGGTATTAAAGGTGACCCATATATCTTTAAAGGAATGAAATTGCAAAAAGATATTGTTACAACAAAAGAATACGAAGAAGCACTGAAAAAATGGCAAAAAGAAAAATTGGAATCAAACGGTAAGTACCAAAAAGAACTAGAAAAACACATTAAGTAA
- a CDS encoding DUF2969 domain-containing protein — protein MSKKDKKIEIQIADAKVNVGKDSFEGYTLTIGKKVIGEIAELDGQFAIIKNGNVDSFYKKLEKAVEILIENYNLAK, from the coding sequence ATGAGCAAGAAAGATAAAAAAATTGAAATTCAAATAGCAGATGCCAAGGTTAATGTAGGAAAAGACAGTTTTGAAGGTTATACATTGACTATCGGTAAAAAAGTTATCGGAGAAATTGCCGAATTAGATGGACAATTTGCCATTATAAAGAATGGGAATGTCGATAGTTTTTATAAAAAATTGGAAAAAGCTGTGGAAATTTTGATTGAAAATTATAATTTAGCAAAATAA
- the rpsA gene encoding 30S ribosomal protein S1: MNEFEDLLNSVSQVETGDVVSAEVLTVDATQANVAISGTGVEGVLTLRELTNDRDADINDFVKVGEVLDVLVLRQVVGKDTDTVTYLVSKKRLEARKAWDKLVGREEEVVTVKGTRAVKGGLSVEFEGVRGFIPASMLDTRFVRNTERFVGQEFDAKIKEVDAKENRFILSRREVVEAATAAARAEVFGKLAVGDVVTGKVARITSFGAFIDLGGVDGLVHLTELSHERNVSPKSVVTVGEEIEVKILDLNEEEGRVSLSLKATTPGPWDGVEQKLAKGDVVEGTVKRLTDFGAFVEVLPGIDGLVHVSQISHKRIENPKEALKVGQEVQVKVLEVNADAERVSLSIKALEERPAQEEGQKEEKRAARPRRPKRQEKRDFELPETQTGFSMADLFGDIEL; this comes from the coding sequence ATGAACGAATTTGAAGATTTGCTAAATAGCGTTAGCCAAGTTGAGACTGGTGATGTTGTTAGTGCTGAAGTATTGACAGTTGATGCGACTCAAGCTAACGTTGCAATCTCTGGAACTGGTGTTGAAGGTGTCTTGACTCTTCGCGAATTGACAAACGATCGCGATGCAGATATCAATGACTTTGTTAAAGTAGGAGAAGTATTGGATGTTCTTGTACTTCGTCAAGTAGTTGGTAAAGATACTGATACAGTTACATACCTTGTATCTAAAAAACGCCTTGAAGCTCGCAAAGCATGGGACAAACTTGTTGGCCGCGAAGAAGAAGTTGTTACTGTTAAAGGAACTCGTGCCGTTAAAGGTGGACTTTCAGTAGAATTTGAAGGTGTTCGTGGGTTTATCCCAGCTTCAATGTTGGATACTCGTTTCGTACGTAACACTGAGCGTTTTGTAGGTCAAGAATTTGATGCTAAAATCAAAGAAGTTGACGCTAAAGAAAACCGCTTCATCCTTTCACGTCGTGAAGTTGTTGAAGCAGCTACAGCAGCAGCTCGCGCTGAAGTATTCGGTAAATTGGCTGTTGGTGATGTAGTAACTGGTAAAGTTGCACGTATTACAAGCTTCGGTGCTTTCATCGACCTTGGTGGTGTTGATGGATTGGTTCACTTGACTGAATTGTCACATGAACGTAACGTATCACCAAAATCAGTTGTAACTGTTGGTGAAGAAATTGAAGTGAAAATCCTTGATCTTAACGAAGAAGAAGGACGTGTATCACTTTCACTTAAAGCAACAACACCTGGACCATGGGATGGCGTTGAGCAAAAATTGGCTAAAGGTGATGTAGTAGAAGGAACAGTTAAACGTTTGACTGACTTCGGTGCATTTGTTGAAGTATTGCCAGGTATCGATGGACTTGTTCATGTATCACAAATTTCACACAAACGTATTGAAAATCCAAAAGAAGCTCTTAAAGTTGGTCAAGAAGTTCAAGTTAAAGTTCTTGAAGTTAATGCAGATGCAGAGCGCGTATCACTTTCTATCAAAGCTCTTGAAGAGCGTCCAGCTCAAGAAGAAGGACAAAAAGAAGAAAAACGTGCTGCTCGTCCACGTCGTCCAAAACGTCAAGAAAAACGTGATTTCGAACTTCCAGAAACACAAACAGGATTCTCAATGGCTGACTTGTTCGGTGATATCGAACTTTAA
- a CDS encoding GAF domain-containing protein, producing the protein MLESEKQSRYQMLNEELSFLLEGETNVLANLSNASALLKSRFPNTVFAGFYLFDGKELVLGPFQGGVSCIRIALGKGVCGEAAYFQETVLVGDVTTYPNYISCDSRAKSEIVVPMVKNGQLLGVLDLDSSEIDDYDAMDRDYLEQFVAILLEKTEWDFTMFGEKA; encoded by the coding sequence ATGTTAGAATCAGAAAAACAATCACGTTATCAAATGTTAAATGAAGAGCTCTCTTTTTTATTGGAAGGCGAAACCAATGTTTTGGCTAATCTTTCCAATGCCAGTGCTCTTCTAAAATCACGCTTTCCTAATACCGTATTTGCAGGCTTTTATCTGTTCGATGGAAAGGAATTGGTTTTAGGTCCTTTCCAAGGAGGTGTTTCCTGCATCCGTATTGCACTAGGCAAGGGTGTTTGTGGTGAGGCAGCCTACTTTCAGGAAACTGTTCTGGTTGGTGATGTAACAACTTATCCCAACTATATTTCTTGTGATAGTCGAGCTAAAAGTGAAATTGTTGTGCCGATGGTAAAGAATGGTCAATTACTTGGAGTTCTGGATTTGGATTCTTCAGAGATTGATGATTATGATGCTATGGACCGAGATTATTTGGAACAATTTGTCGCTATTTTGCTTGAAAAGACAGAATGGGACTTTACAATGTTTGGGGAGAAAGCCTAA
- the dnaX gene encoding DNA polymerase III subunit gamma/tau — MYQALYRKYRSQNFSQLVGQEVVAKTLKQAVEQEKISHAYLFSGPRGTGKTSVAKIFAKAMNCPNQVGGEPCNNCYICQAVTDGSLEDVIEMDAASNNGVDEIREIRDKSTYAPSLARYKVYIIDEVHMLSTGAFNALLKTLEEPTQNVVFILATTELHKIPATILSRVQRFEFKSIKTQDIKEHIHYILEKENISSEPEAVEIIARRAEGGMRDALSILDQALSLTQGNELTTAISEEITGTISLSALDDYVAALSQQDVTKALSCLNLLFDNGKSMTRFVTDLLHYLRDLLIVQTGGENTHHSPVFVENLALPQENLFEMIRLATVSLADIKSSLQPKIYAEMMTIRLTEIKPEPALSGAVEHEIASLRQEIARLKQELANVGTVAKPTSPVPTRPAAGQTVYRVDRNKVQSILQEAVENPDLARQNLIRLQNAWGEVIESLGGPDKALLVGSQPVAANEHHAILAFESNFNAGQTMKRDNLNTMFGNILSQAAGFSPEILAISMEEWKEVRAAFSAKAKSSQTEKEAEENLIPEGFEFLADKVKVEED, encoded by the coding sequence ATGTATCAAGCACTTTATCGAAAATATAGAAGTCAAAATTTCTCCCAGTTGGTTGGTCAAGAAGTTGTGGCTAAGACTCTTAAACAAGCGGTGGAGCAAGAGAAAATAAGTCATGCCTATCTTTTTTCTGGTCCACGTGGAACGGGAAAAACCAGTGTAGCTAAGATTTTTGCCAAAGCTATGAACTGTCCAAATCAAGTGGGGGGGGAACCTTGTAATAACTGTTATATTTGTCAAGCAGTGACAGATGGTAGTTTAGAAGATGTCATTGAAATGGATGCGGCTTCTAATAATGGGGTAGATGAAATTCGTGAAATTCGTGATAAATCTACCTACGCCCCTAGTCTTGCCCGTTATAAGGTTTATATCATAGACGAGGTTCACATGCTGTCTACAGGGGCTTTTAATGCCCTCCTAAAGACGCTGGAAGAACCAACACAGAATGTAGTCTTTATTTTGGCTACTACTGAATTGCACAAGATTCCTGCTACTATTCTATCTCGTGTGCAACGTTTTGAGTTTAAATCAATTAAGACACAGGATATTAAGGAACATATCCACTATATCTTAGAAAAAGAAAATATCAGTTCTGAACCAGAGGCTGTGGAAATCATTGCCAGACGGGCTGAAGGTGGAATGCGGGACGCCTTGTCTATTTTGGATCAAGCCCTGAGTTTGACACAGGGAAATGAATTGACGACTGCCATCTCTGAAGAAATTACTGGCACCATTAGCCTATCAGCCTTGGATGATTATGTGGCTGCCTTGTCTCAACAGGATGTTACCAAGGCCTTGTCTTGCTTAAATCTTCTTTTTGATAATGGTAAGAGCATGACCCGTTTTGTGACCGATCTTTTGCACTATTTAAGAGACTTGTTAATTGTTCAAACAGGTGGAGAAAACACTCATCATAGTCCAGTCTTTGTAGAAAATTTGGCACTTCCTCAAGAAAATCTGTTTGAAATGATTCGCTTAGCGACAGTGAGTTTAGCAGATATTAAGTCTAGTTTGCAGCCCAAGATTTATGCTGAGATGATGACTATTCGTTTGACGGAAATTAAACCTGAACCAGCTCTTTCAGGAGCGGTTGAACATGAAATTGCTTCGTTGAGACAGGAAATTGCCCGTCTCAAACAAGAACTTGCAAATGTGGGAACTGTAGCCAAGCCAACAAGTCCAGTACCTACCCGCCCAGCAGCAGGCCAGACAGTCTATCGTGTGGATCGCAATAAAGTGCAATCTATCTTGCAAGAGGCTGTCGAAAATCCTGATTTAGCACGTCAAAATCTGATTCGCTTACAGAATGCCTGGGGAGAGGTGATTGAAAGTCTAGGAGGCCCTGATAAGGCTTTGCTAGTTGGTTCTCAACCGGTTGCGGCCAATGAACACCATGCTATTCTTGCTTTTGAGTCTAACTTCAATGCTGGTCAAACCATGAAACGAGACAATCTCAACACCATGTTTGGCAATATCCTCAGTCAGGCAGCAGGTTTTTCACCTGAGATTTTAGCCATTTCCATGGAGGAATGGAAAGAAGTTCGCGCAGCCTTTTCAGCCAAAGCCAAATCTTCTCAAACTGAAAAAGAAGCAGAAGAAAACCTGATTCCAGAAGGATTTGAATTTTTGGCTGATAAAGTGAAGGTAGAGGAAGACTAA
- a CDS encoding DUF3272 domain-containing protein translates to MNRQQFIIMALFTAAETYFFNEAWMTGRYIMAAFWAILLFRNFRVSYVMGKIVDVIDQHLKGKD, encoded by the coding sequence ATGAATAGACAACAATTTATTATTATGGCGCTGTTTACAGCTGCTGAGACCTATTTTTTCAATGAAGCCTGGATGACGGGGCGCTATATTATGGCAGCCTTTTGGGCCATTTTGCTCTTCAGAAATTTTCGAGTCAGTTATGTGATGGGCAAAATCGTCGATGTCATTGACCAACATTTAAAAGGAAAAGACTAG